A single window of Dermochelys coriacea isolate rDerCor1 chromosome 2, rDerCor1.pri.v4, whole genome shotgun sequence DNA harbors:
- the SMIM13 gene encoding small integral membrane protein 13 — protein sequence MWQSVGLTLLVIVATLACVLLFMLCGWYVVWQLFLSKFKFLRELIGDTGSQQGDNEPSESEAEQETPPTPQRGRQKSARQRRTPAEEAT from the exons ATGTGGCAGAGCGTCGGGCTGACGCTGCTGGTGATCGTGGCCACGCTGGCCTGTGTGCTCTTGTTCATGCTGTGCG GTTGGTATGTGGTGTGGCAACTGTTTTTATCTAAATTCAAGTTCCTGAGAGAGTTGATAGGAGACACAGGATCCCAGCAGGGGGATAATGAGCCTTCAGAGTCTGAAGCTGAACAGGAGACTCCACCCACTCCACAGAGAGGTAGACAGAAATCAGCACGGCAAAGGAggacaccagcagaagaagcaaCTTAA